Proteins from a genomic interval of Pseudomonas versuta:
- the fhuB gene encoding Fe(3+)-hydroxamate ABC transporter permease FhuB, translating to MPDHSSRLRRQPVWLALGLLLIALALSVHQGNSLLAQVSWSTAIGPASPDDLPALLVRYSFLPRLVISLLVGAALALAGVIFQQVLRNPIAEPTTLGVASGAYLALSACAIYAPGLLDGGQEGVALAGATLGMLAVLGLAWSRRLSPVALILSGLIINLYCGTLSTLLVLANHEVLSNLFIWQSGSLNQNSWQDVYHLAPRLGVAALLAALLARPLQLLGLNDAAAGSLGLSPNRLRLMALAVAVALSASAIASVGVIGFVGLAAPALARLAGARTLRQRLLWAPLFGALLLLLADQVVQALAPLLGGEIPTGILTAFLGAPLLLVLLTRLHETRLNPPAPRASAHVAPLKRIGWILLAALAISLFLALTWGRGPDGWYFSSGAAFDALLPWRAPRVAAAFGAGILLALAGTLMQRMTGNPMASPEMLGVSSGAALGGIFALLLVPGFSPLVLLLAATLGALLALLAIVALSWRSAFAPDRMLLTGVALSTLLNAFAALFMVSGDSRVLLMLSWMTGSTYRIDASQAVLICALAALFLLVTPLCNRWLAIMPLGAERTRALGISLGGSRLVLLLLTAVMTAAATLVVGPLSFVGLIAPHMARLLGAQRPVAQLMLSALLGGTLLVLADWLGRNLVFPWQIPAGMFATFIGGPYFMWLLARKR from the coding sequence ATGCCTGACCACTCTTCACGCCTGCGCCGCCAACCGGTCTGGCTGGCCCTCGGGCTGCTATTGATTGCCTTGGCCCTGAGCGTCCACCAGGGTAATTCGCTGCTGGCCCAAGTTTCATGGAGCACCGCCATCGGCCCGGCGTCGCCCGACGATCTGCCCGCCCTGCTGGTGCGCTACAGCTTTTTGCCGCGCCTGGTGATCAGCCTGCTGGTGGGCGCGGCGCTGGCCCTGGCCGGGGTGATATTCCAGCAAGTGCTGCGCAACCCCATTGCCGAACCGACCACCCTGGGCGTTGCTTCAGGTGCCTACCTGGCCCTTTCCGCCTGCGCGATCTATGCCCCGGGCCTGCTCGATGGCGGCCAGGAAGGCGTGGCCCTGGCCGGGGCCACCCTGGGCATGCTCGCGGTGCTGGGCCTGGCCTGGAGCCGGCGCCTGTCGCCGGTGGCGCTGATTCTCTCCGGGCTGATCATCAACTTGTATTGCGGGACCCTGAGCACCTTGCTGGTGCTGGCCAACCACGAGGTCTTGAGCAATCTGTTCATCTGGCAATCGGGTTCGCTGAACCAGAACAGCTGGCAGGACGTGTATCACCTGGCGCCGCGCCTTGGCGTGGCCGCACTGCTCGCCGCGCTGCTGGCCCGTCCGCTGCAACTGCTGGGCCTCAACGATGCAGCGGCCGGCAGCCTGGGCCTGTCGCCCAACCGCCTGCGCCTGATGGCTCTGGCCGTGGCCGTGGCATTGAGTGCCAGCGCCATTGCCAGTGTCGGGGTGATCGGCTTCGTCGGCCTGGCCGCTCCCGCCCTGGCCCGCCTGGCCGGTGCCCGCACCCTGCGCCAGCGTTTGCTCTGGGCACCCTTGTTCGGCGCCCTGCTGCTGTTGCTGGCCGATCAGGTGGTGCAGGCATTGGCGCCGCTGCTGGGGGGTGAAATTCCCACCGGCATCCTGACTGCGTTCCTCGGTGCGCCGCTGCTGCTGGTGCTGCTGACCCGCCTGCATGAAACCCGCCTCAACCCGCCAGCCCCGCGCGCCAGCGCTCACGTCGCGCCGCTAAAGCGCATCGGCTGGATATTGCTCGCGGCACTGGCCATTTCCCTGTTCCTCGCACTGACCTGGGGCCGCGGCCCGGATGGCTGGTATTTCAGCAGCGGGGCAGCATTCGACGCCCTGCTGCCATGGCGCGCGCCACGGGTAGCCGCGGCCTTTGGCGCCGGTATCCTGCTGGCCTTGGCCGGTACCTTGATGCAACGCATGACCGGCAACCCCATGGCCAGCCCGGAAATGCTCGGGGTGAGTTCCGGTGCCGCACTGGGCGGCATTTTTGCCCTGCTGCTGGTGCCCGGCTTCAGCCCGCTGGTGCTGTTGCTGGCCGCCACTTTGGGCGCCCTGCTCGCCTTGCTGGCCATCGTCGCCCTGAGCTGGCGCAGCGCCTTCGCACCGGACCGCATGCTGCTCACCGGCGTGGCCCTGAGCACGCTGCTCAATGCCTTTGCCGCGCTGTTCATGGTCAGCGGCGATTCGCGGGTGCTGCTGATGCTCAGCTGGATGACCGGCTCGACCTATCGCATCGACGCCAGCCAGGCAGTCCTTATCTGTGCCCTGGCCGCGCTGTTCCTGCTGGTCACGCCGTTGTGCAACCGCTGGCTGGCGATCATGCCACTGGGCGCCGAACGCACCCGGGCACTGGGGATTTCACTGGGCGGCAGCCGTCTGGTGTTGCTGCTGCTCACTGCGGTGATGACCGCAGCAGCCACCCTGGTGGTCGGGCCGCTGAGTTTTGTCGGCCTGATCGCACCGCACATGGCACGCTTGCTGGGCGCACAACGGCCGGTCGCGCAATTGATGCTTTCGGCCCTGCTGGGCGGCACGCTGCTGGTGCTGGCTGACTGGCTGGGGCGCAACCTGGTGTTCCCGTGGCAAATCCCCGCCGGGATGTTCGCCACGTTCATTGGCGGCCCGTATTTCATGTGGTTGCTGGCGCGTAAACGCTGA
- a CDS encoding cyclic peptide export ABC transporter — protein MSLFGMLVRTSHTRLAVAIGASLVCGLANVLLVALINQALNAPLDGLASYALPFVLVIALVMGSQVLSRALFAYLSQQGLATLRMHISRHVVAAPLRGLEKAGRGRIQAALADDTTTLSNFFTGFPMLVTSAVVVLGCLGYLAYLSWVIFLVSVLAIGLGSLGYHLCHSHMLQYFRKAGASQDELFGHFDAMVSGAKELKLNRSKARRFLDEVLVSAVEQVRRNRAKGLMLFAITGGWGRLLFLILIGLVLFLRLWVPSDTAVITGYVMVFLYMMGPLEGVLLNLPQMSQARVASARIEATLAQLQAETCSQTPAPAVQAKGVTLELNGLTHGYFSEREDEVFTLGPVALTLKPGQITFLVGGNGSGKTTLAKLIAGLYVPESGEVRVDGRPVAAQERDDYRQLFSAVFSDFHLFDTLLEAPDSSLDSQAAQWLSKLHLDHKVSVSNGSFSTRELSQGQRKRLALIVACLEGRPVIIFDEWAADQDPAFREVFYCELLPELRAQGKTLLVISHDDRYFHLADQLIKLERGQIVSR, from the coding sequence ATGTCATTGTTCGGTATGCTGGTTCGCACCTCGCACACACGGCTGGCCGTGGCCATTGGCGCAAGCCTGGTCTGCGGCCTGGCCAACGTGTTGCTGGTGGCGCTGATCAACCAGGCCCTGAATGCTCCACTGGACGGCCTGGCCAGCTACGCGCTGCCTTTCGTGCTGGTGATAGCCCTGGTGATGGGCAGCCAGGTGCTGTCCAGGGCGTTGTTCGCCTACCTCAGTCAACAAGGCCTGGCGACCCTGCGCATGCACATTTCACGGCATGTAGTCGCGGCGCCCCTGCGCGGGCTGGAAAAGGCCGGACGCGGGCGGATCCAGGCGGCCCTGGCCGATGACACCACCACCTTGTCGAACTTCTTCACCGGCTTCCCGATGCTGGTCACCAGTGCCGTCGTGGTGCTCGGGTGTCTGGGGTACCTGGCGTACCTGTCCTGGGTCATTTTTCTGGTTTCAGTGCTGGCCATCGGCCTTGGCTCCCTGGGCTATCACCTGTGCCATTCCCACATGCTGCAGTACTTCCGCAAGGCCGGTGCCAGCCAGGACGAACTCTTCGGTCATTTCGACGCCATGGTCTCGGGGGCCAAGGAACTCAAGCTCAACCGCTCCAAGGCCCGGCGTTTTCTTGATGAAGTGCTGGTCAGCGCTGTCGAGCAAGTACGCCGCAACCGGGCCAAGGGCCTGATGCTGTTTGCCATTACCGGTGGCTGGGGCCGCCTGCTGTTTCTGATACTGATTGGCCTGGTGCTGTTCCTGCGCCTGTGGGTGCCTTCCGATACTGCCGTGATCACCGGTTACGTGATGGTCTTCCTGTACATGATGGGCCCGCTGGAAGGCGTACTGCTGAACCTGCCACAGATGAGCCAGGCGCGAGTCGCCAGTGCGCGCATTGAAGCGACGCTTGCGCAATTGCAGGCTGAAACCTGCTCGCAGACCCCGGCACCTGCCGTCCAGGCCAAGGGTGTAACCCTGGAGCTGAATGGCCTGACCCATGGCTATTTCAGCGAGCGCGAGGATGAAGTATTCACCCTTGGCCCGGTGGCGCTGACCCTCAAGCCCGGCCAGATTACCTTTCTGGTCGGTGGCAACGGCAGCGGCAAGACCACCCTGGCCAAGCTGATTGCCGGCCTGTACGTGCCGGAAAGCGGCGAAGTGCGGGTCGATGGCCGGCCGGTGGCAGCGCAAGAGCGGGACGATTATCGCCAGCTGTTTTCGGCGGTTTTCTCGGACTTCCACCTGTTCGACACCCTGCTCGAAGCGCCGGACTCCAGCCTGGACAGCCAGGCGGCGCAATGGCTGAGCAAGCTGCACCTGGACCACAAGGTCAGCGTCAGCAACGGTTCGTTTTCAACCCGTGAACTGTCCCAGGGCCAGCGCAAGCGCCTGGCGTTGATCGTTGCCTGCCTTGAAGGGCGGCCGGTGATCATCTTCGACGAATGGGCCGCTGACCAGGACCCGGCGTTTCGCGAAGTGTTCTATTGCGAACTGCTGCCTGAGCTGCGTGCCCAGGGCAAGACGCTGCTGGTCATCTCCCACGATGACCGTTACTTCCACCTGGCCGACCAGTTGATCAAACTCGAGCGCGGCCAGATCGTCAGCCGGTAG
- a CDS encoding TonB-dependent siderophore receptor, with translation MHAKNLFAYHPLVLALCLSGLPLSAALAADQPNAVAPGGALELQETNINAKAVENPTGHVRGPVATRSTSASKTDAAIKEIPQSVSIITRDEMDERKADTLAEVLSFTPGVITQPGGFSRVGDDFVIRGFNVGSGTGGILRDGMKLQGSVYDGGIEPYGLERVEVVKGASSVLYGQLSPGGLINTITKRPTDVPLHEVNVEYGSHARKQYSFDLGGPLDDEGQFSYRLTGLWRDSDTQTVDAPDDRRYIAPAFTWRPDEDTSLTFLASYQETRTGFAPPLDYDLTTSASTSYPKVDRDLFTGERGFDHYNNYSTTIGYLFEHSFTPDLKILHSLRHFDANLSWDYMQIADTGSAALRKQGLLARRASIRREHSEGWTSDNNVQWTLNSGRWQHTLLAGVDYYHKTYDSHRYAGATSLFNPDAPVYDAPTTITSADSGSDLHSSQTGLYVQDQIKFDEKWILVLGGRQDWAESRTYANATGKRTPREDKKATGRIGLVYEADNGLAPYISWSQSFLPANVFNANADTSFEPTEGEQYEMGVRYTPPGMNALLSAAVYDLKQKNSLSTDLTGNTVQFGETRSRGVELEAKADITANLSTTASYTYTDAKITEDSVASRVGTRIDGVPYHMASLWANYRLSALGLPKVVVGGGARYMGTSRTSSSDLDEKVDAYTLFDAKVSYEVDDNWTVAMKAQNLSNEKYLFCNVSCRYGDERTLIGSVNYRW, from the coding sequence ATGCACGCAAAGAACCTCTTCGCCTACCATCCCTTGGTGCTGGCCCTGTGTCTCAGTGGCCTGCCACTGAGCGCAGCCCTCGCCGCCGACCAACCCAATGCCGTCGCTCCTGGGGGGGCGCTGGAGCTGCAGGAAACCAACATCAATGCCAAAGCAGTCGAAAACCCCACCGGCCATGTGCGCGGCCCGGTGGCGACGCGCAGCACCAGCGCGAGCAAGACCGACGCAGCGATCAAGGAAATCCCGCAGTCGGTGTCGATCATCACCCGCGATGAAATGGACGAACGCAAGGCCGACACTCTGGCCGAAGTCCTGAGCTTCACCCCGGGGGTGATTACCCAGCCAGGCGGTTTCAGCCGTGTGGGGGATGACTTCGTGATCCGTGGTTTCAACGTGGGTTCGGGCACCGGCGGTATTCTGCGCGACGGCATGAAACTGCAAGGCAGCGTGTATGACGGCGGTATCGAACCCTACGGCCTGGAGCGCGTGGAAGTGGTCAAGGGCGCCTCTTCGGTGCTGTACGGCCAGCTGTCGCCCGGCGGCCTGATCAACACCATCACCAAGCGCCCGACGGATGTCCCGCTGCATGAAGTCAACGTGGAATACGGCAGCCATGCGCGCAAGCAGTACAGCTTCGACCTGGGCGGCCCGCTCGACGACGAAGGGCAGTTTTCCTACCGCCTCACGGGCCTGTGGCGCGACAGTGACACCCAGACCGTCGACGCCCCCGATGACCGTCGCTACATCGCCCCGGCCTTCACCTGGCGTCCGGACGAAGACACCTCGCTGACCTTCCTCGCCAGCTACCAGGAAACCCGCACCGGCTTCGCCCCGCCGCTGGACTACGACCTGACGACGTCAGCCAGCACCAGTTACCCCAAGGTCGACCGCGATTTGTTCACCGGCGAGCGCGGCTTCGATCACTACAACAACTACTCGACCACCATCGGCTACCTGTTCGAGCACAGCTTCACGCCTGACCTGAAAATCCTCCACTCGCTGCGCCACTTCGATGCCAACCTGAGCTGGGACTACATGCAAATTGCCGATACCGGCAGTGCCGCCTTGCGCAAGCAGGGTCTTCTGGCCCGCAGGGCGAGCATCCGCCGTGAGCACTCCGAAGGCTGGACCAGCGACAATAACGTGCAATGGACCCTCAACAGCGGCCGCTGGCAGCACACTCTGCTGGCCGGCGTGGATTACTACCACAAGACCTACGACTCGCATCGCTACGCTGGCGCCACGTCCCTGTTCAACCCCGACGCACCGGTATACGACGCGCCGACCACCATTACGTCGGCCGATAGCGGATCAGACCTGCACAGTTCGCAGACCGGTCTGTACGTCCAGGATCAGATCAAGTTCGACGAGAAGTGGATTCTGGTCCTGGGGGGTCGCCAGGACTGGGCCGAGAGCCGCACCTATGCTAATGCCACCGGCAAGCGCACGCCACGCGAAGACAAGAAAGCCACTGGCCGCATAGGCCTGGTGTATGAAGCAGACAATGGCCTGGCGCCGTACATCAGCTGGAGCCAGTCGTTCCTGCCGGCCAACGTGTTCAACGCCAACGCCGATACCTCGTTCGAGCCAACCGAAGGCGAACAGTACGAAATGGGCGTGCGCTACACCCCGCCAGGCATGAATGCACTGTTGAGTGCTGCGGTGTACGACCTCAAGCAGAAAAACTCCCTGAGCACCGACCTCACCGGCAACACCGTGCAGTTCGGTGAGACCCGCTCCCGGGGAGTCGAGCTGGAGGCAAAAGCCGATATCACCGCCAACCTCAGCACCACTGCTTCCTACACCTACACCGACGCCAAGATTACCGAAGACTCCGTGGCCAGCCGGGTCGGGACGCGCATCGACGGCGTGCCTTACCACATGGCCAGCCTGTGGGCCAACTATCGCCTGAGCGCCCTGGGCCTGCCCAAGGTCGTGGTCGGCGGTGGCGCCCGCTACATGGGCACCAGCCGCACCTCCAGCTCGGACCTCGACGAGAAGGTTGACGCCTACACCCTGTTCGACGCGAAAGTCAGCTATGAAGTCGACGACAACTGGACCGTGGCCATGAAGGCGCAAAACCTGTCCAACGAAAAGTACCTGTTCTGCAACGTCTCTTGCCGCTATGGCGACGAGCGCACGTTGATCGGGTCGGTCAACTATCGCTGGTAA
- a CDS encoding MbtH family protein, which translates to MAFDREDTQFLVVINEEQQYSIWPEFKAVPLGWSAVGAAASKADCLAYIEAHWTDMRPASLREAMRA; encoded by the coding sequence ATGGCATTTGACCGTGAAGACACGCAGTTTCTGGTGGTGATCAACGAGGAGCAACAGTACTCGATCTGGCCCGAGTTCAAGGCCGTGCCGCTCGGCTGGTCGGCGGTAGGTGCCGCGGCCTCCAAGGCTGACTGCCTGGCCTACATCGAAGCCCACTGGACCGACATGCGCCCGGCCAGCCTGCGCGAGGCGATGCGGGCCTGA
- a CDS encoding MFS transporter — MSADTQATTVRFSRSDYRTLGLAALGGALEIYDFIIFVFFALTLSQLFFPPDMPEWLRLLQSFGIFVTGYLARPLGGILMAHFADHLGRKRVFSLSILMMALPCLLIGIMPTYADIGYFAPLILLALRILQGAAVGGEVPSAWVFVAEHAPAGRRGFALGFLQAGLTFGYLIGALTATLLAQLFTPAEILDYAWRFPFLLGGVFGVIGVWLRRWLSETPVFLALRERKEGRAEFPLRTVLRDHRASLLPAALLTCVLTSAVVVFVVITPTVMQQRFGMTASHTFALSSLGIVFLNVGCVLAGLIVDRIGVWRSIVLYSVLLPLGIGLLYASLVGQWALPGLAYAFAGLTCGIVGVVPSVMVGLFPAPIRVSGISFTYNIAYALWASTTPLLLIALMPWSAWVCVMFCAMMGLVGVLTARRYGLNRDNLVERRLVAKAEM, encoded by the coding sequence ATGTCTGCCGATACCCAAGCCACAACGGTGCGTTTTTCCCGTTCCGACTACAGAACCCTGGGGCTGGCAGCTCTGGGCGGGGCGCTGGAGATCTATGATTTCATCATTTTCGTATTCTTTGCCCTGACCCTCAGCCAACTGTTTTTTCCGCCGGACATGCCCGAGTGGCTGCGCCTGCTGCAAAGCTTCGGCATTTTCGTGACCGGCTATCTGGCGCGTCCGCTGGGCGGGATCCTGATGGCGCACTTTGCCGACCATCTGGGGCGCAAGCGGGTATTCAGCCTCAGTATCCTGATGATGGCACTGCCATGCCTGCTGATCGGCATCATGCCCACTTACGCCGATATCGGTTATTTCGCGCCACTGATTCTATTGGCACTGCGCATCCTGCAGGGGGCAGCGGTTGGCGGGGAGGTGCCCAGCGCCTGGGTGTTTGTCGCGGAGCATGCGCCGGCAGGGCGCCGGGGCTTTGCCCTGGGGTTTCTACAGGCCGGTCTGACCTTCGGCTATCTGATCGGGGCCTTGACCGCGACCCTGCTGGCACAACTGTTTACCCCGGCAGAAATTCTCGACTACGCCTGGCGTTTCCCGTTCCTGCTCGGCGGGGTATTTGGCGTGATTGGCGTGTGGTTGCGCCGCTGGCTCAGCGAAACCCCGGTATTTCTGGCTTTGCGCGAACGCAAGGAAGGCCGGGCAGAGTTCCCGTTGCGTACCGTTTTGCGCGATCACCGCGCGTCATTGTTGCCGGCGGCCTTGCTCACCTGCGTGCTGACCAGTGCCGTGGTGGTGTTTGTGGTCATCACCCCGACCGTGATGCAGCAGCGCTTTGGCATGACGGCCAGCCATACCTTTGCCCTGAGCAGCCTGGGCATCGTGTTTTTGAACGTCGGTTGTGTGCTGGCCGGTTTGATCGTCGACCGCATCGGCGTCTGGCGCAGCATCGTGCTGTACAGCGTGCTGCTGCCGCTGGGTATTGGCCTGCTATACGCCAGCCTGGTCGGTCAATGGGCATTGCCCGGCCTGGCCTACGCCTTCGCCGGCCTGACCTGCGGGATTGTCGGGGTAGTGCCTTCGGTCATGGTCGGCCTGTTTCCGGCGCCGATCCGCGTCTCGGGGATTTCCTTCACCTACAACATCGCCTACGCGCTATGGGCCAGCACCACGCCGTTGCTGCTGATTGCACTGATGCCCTGGAGTGCCTGGGTGTGCGTAATGTTCTGCGCGATGATGGGCCTGGTCGGGGTATTGACGGCCCGTCGTTACGGCTTGAATCGAGACAATCTGGTTGAGCGCCGGTTGGTGGCCAAGGCTGAAATGTAA
- a CDS encoding efflux transporter outer membrane subunit, whose amino-acid sequence MKSVFLVCAVACYSVLGLSGCVLGPDFQAPVPQLAERWAPVASEQGHSRTVESAVDPRWWDSFGDAQLSALVREARQSNFDVQLAASRLEQSRAIRRQIAADRLPAVDGSLAYSRSRNSQEGLNDPSGHSGKQAFNLWNGGLGISWEADLWGRVKRSVEAADASVQMAEEDRHGVQLLVIVQTAQHYIQLRATQQALAVVQQNLQIARRSLELTRLQVKEGVATDLEVSEAAAQVAEIEARTAPLQQRSAQLINALSLLLAREPRAMAQQLSEPLAVPAFVADVPVGLPSELAQRRPDIRRAEAQLHGATASIGMARADFYPRITLSGSLGFQAMQLSDLGSWGARSFAFGPGMSVPLFEGGRLQGALQLQEGRQQEAAIAYRQTVLRAWHEVDDAMVAYQAGQRRRDSLKQAVEHSQHALDSVHQQYAQGTVDFLNVLTVQNVLLANQAALVESTAQVSLSLVDVYAALGGGWQG is encoded by the coding sequence ATGAAGTCTGTTTTTCTGGTCTGCGCTGTGGCCTGTTACAGCGTGCTGGGTTTGAGTGGTTGTGTACTGGGTCCAGATTTTCAGGCGCCCGTGCCGCAACTGGCGGAACGTTGGGCGCCGGTGGCAAGTGAGCAGGGGCATAGCCGCACCGTCGAGTCCGCGGTAGACCCGCGCTGGTGGGACAGTTTTGGCGATGCGCAATTGTCGGCTCTGGTGCGCGAAGCCCGGCAGAGCAACTTTGATGTGCAACTGGCGGCCAGCCGGCTTGAGCAAAGCCGGGCCATTCGCCGTCAAATTGCGGCTGACAGACTGCCTGCGGTTGATGGGTCGCTGGCTTACAGCCGCAGCCGCAACAGTCAGGAGGGGTTGAACGATCCCTCGGGCCACAGTGGCAAACAAGCGTTCAACCTTTGGAATGGCGGGTTGGGGATCAGTTGGGAAGCCGACTTGTGGGGCCGGGTCAAACGATCTGTAGAAGCGGCCGATGCATCGGTGCAGATGGCCGAAGAAGATCGCCATGGCGTGCAGTTACTGGTGATCGTGCAGACCGCCCAGCACTATATCCAGTTACGTGCCACCCAGCAGGCACTGGCAGTGGTGCAGCAAAACCTGCAGATTGCCCGGCGCAGCCTGGAGTTGACCCGGTTGCAGGTAAAAGAGGGTGTGGCCACCGACCTCGAAGTGTCCGAAGCGGCTGCCCAGGTGGCAGAGATCGAAGCGCGGACGGCGCCTTTGCAACAGCGCAGCGCGCAGTTGATCAACGCCCTCAGCCTGCTGCTGGCCCGAGAACCACGGGCGATGGCACAGCAATTGAGCGAACCGCTGGCGGTCCCGGCCTTTGTGGCTGATGTACCGGTGGGTTTGCCCAGCGAACTGGCGCAACGGCGTCCTGATATCCGTCGAGCCGAGGCGCAGCTGCATGGGGCCACCGCCTCGATCGGCATGGCCCGGGCGGATTTCTATCCGCGCATCACACTGTCCGGCAGCCTCGGATTTCAGGCGATGCAACTGTCTGATCTGGGCAGCTGGGGGGCGCGCAGTTTTGCCTTTGGTCCGGGCATGAGCGTACCGCTGTTCGAGGGCGGGCGTTTGCAAGGGGCGTTGCAATTGCAGGAAGGACGCCAGCAAGAGGCGGCCATTGCCTACCGCCAAACCGTGTTACGTGCCTGGCACGAAGTGGACGACGCCATGGTCGCCTATCAGGCCGGCCAACGCCGGCGCGACAGCCTCAAACAAGCGGTGGAGCATAGCCAGCATGCGCTGGACAGTGTTCACCAGCAGTACGCCCAGGGCACTGTGGACTTTCTTAACGTGCTGACCGTACAGAACGTGTTGCTGGCCAACCAGGCCGCGCTGGTCGAGAGCACGGCCCAGGTGTCGTTGTCATTGGTGGATGTATACGCCGCGCTGGGCGGGGGCTGGCAGGGATAG
- a CDS encoding GNAT family N-acetyltransferase, with protein MTTPNFTLLLADGRRVIARMADDGNASLTIEGVAPVYFRRQDAHVQLENLSEAFPVSGLLALLGQVFCNSSRVPLLEVSAPLSLDRARDAIRQGVFDTLLGHDGHTARLACSRSSFWQHPLPWLTTSSAAGMPLRYTFSGEKRHPQRPPIPHGEVYRRELPGLNTTFSLRTVDIAQDLERFNRWMNLEQVAFFWEQTGSLDEHAAYLQQMLDDPRVLPLIGSYNDEPFAYFEIYWCKEDRIAPYYDAQDHDRGWHVVVGESKHQSAGKLKGWFRSLMHYMFIDEPRTQRILGEPRIDHTRQIGFLESQGFGRLKTITLAHKKAALLRLERETFFDDFHP; from the coding sequence ATGACCACGCCAAACTTCACCCTTCTTCTGGCTGACGGCCGCCGCGTGATCGCCCGGATGGCGGACGATGGTAATGCCAGCCTGACCATCGAGGGTGTTGCCCCCGTGTATTTCCGCCGCCAGGACGCCCATGTGCAACTGGAAAACCTGTCCGAGGCGTTCCCGGTCAGTGGCCTGCTGGCGCTGCTGGGCCAGGTCTTCTGCAATTCGTCTCGCGTCCCGCTGCTGGAAGTCAGTGCCCCGCTCTCCCTCGACCGCGCACGCGATGCCATACGCCAGGGGGTGTTCGACACCCTGCTTGGCCATGACGGCCACACGGCGCGCCTGGCCTGCTCGCGCAGCAGTTTCTGGCAACACCCGCTGCCCTGGCTTACCACCAGCTCCGCCGCCGGCATGCCGCTGCGCTACACCTTCAGCGGCGAAAAGCGCCACCCGCAGCGGCCACCGATCCCCCACGGCGAGGTCTATCGCCGCGAACTGCCCGGCCTCAATACCACCTTCAGCTTGCGTACCGTGGACATCGCTCAGGACCTTGAGCGTTTCAACCGCTGGATGAACCTGGAGCAGGTCGCGTTTTTCTGGGAGCAGACCGGCAGCCTGGATGAGCATGCCGCGTACCTGCAACAGATGCTTGACGACCCGCGGGTGTTGCCACTGATCGGTAGCTACAACGACGAGCCGTTTGCCTATTTCGAGATCTACTGGTGCAAGGAAGACCGCATCGCCCCCTATTACGATGCGCAGGACCATGACCGCGGCTGGCACGTGGTGGTCGGCGAGAGCAAGCACCAGAGCGCGGGCAAGCTCAAGGGCTGGTTCCGCTCGCTCATGCACTACATGTTCATCGACGAGCCGCGCACCCAGCGCATTCTCGGCGAACCGCGGATCGACCATACCCGCCAGATCGGTTTCCTTGAGTCCCAGGGTTTCGGCAGGCTCAAGACCATCACCCTGGCGCACAAGAAAGCCGCCCTGCTGCGCCTGGAACGCGAGACTTTCTTCGACGACTTCCACCCTTGA
- a CDS encoding ABC transporter substrate-binding protein: MPITRRRALTGLALLPVALCGLPVVRAGDPTLPKVDIVSFEPALTESLLGLGVAPRAVVNAGFYREFVASPQLPGDVIDLGPSIEPNLEYLQRLAPELIIGTSWQLEGTLLSRIAPLRTFDIYTANAQPYRNAGQVLLDLGALVERRAEAQALLEQTDRLLEQLRVRLAPVSHRPVYIARLNPDGRHLLLFGAKGMYQAVLERLGLRNAYQGRTNAWGGSPAVGIETLLEQPDASLLYYTNPREALAAQRRLDNSPIWRALPMIREGRALGLPRFYPSGGLLTAQRLALSITEQLLAMETKHA; encoded by the coding sequence ATGCCCATTACCCGCCGTCGGGCCCTGACCGGCCTCGCGTTGTTGCCGGTCGCGCTGTGCGGCTTGCCTGTGGTCCGCGCTGGCGACCCGACATTGCCGAAAGTCGATATTGTCAGTTTCGAGCCTGCCCTTACCGAAAGCCTGCTCGGCCTAGGGGTGGCACCCCGGGCGGTGGTCAACGCCGGGTTCTATCGCGAGTTCGTCGCCAGCCCGCAATTGCCCGGAGATGTCATCGACCTGGGCCCGAGCATCGAGCCCAACCTGGAGTACCTGCAACGCCTGGCGCCCGAGCTGATCATCGGCACTTCGTGGCAGCTGGAAGGTACCTTGCTGTCGCGCATCGCGCCGTTGCGCACCTTCGATATCTATACCGCGAACGCACAGCCCTATCGCAATGCCGGCCAGGTATTGCTGGACCTCGGGGCTCTGGTGGAGCGGCGCGCCGAGGCACAGGCGTTGCTGGAGCAGACCGACCGCCTGCTGGAGCAGTTGCGCGTCAGGCTGGCACCTGTCAGCCATCGCCCGGTGTACATCGCGCGCCTCAACCCGGACGGTCGCCACCTGTTGCTGTTCGGTGCCAAAGGCATGTATCAGGCAGTGCTCGAGCGCCTGGGTTTACGCAATGCCTATCAGGGCCGGACCAATGCCTGGGGTGGCAGCCCCGCGGTGGGCATCGAGACCCTGCTTGAGCAGCCCGACGCCTCGCTGCTGTATTACACCAACCCCCGCGAAGCTCTGGCCGCGCAGCGCCGGCTGGATAACAGTCCGATCTGGCGCGCCTTGCCGATGATCCGCGAAGGCCGCGCCCTGGGGCTGCCACGGTTCTACCCCAGCGGCGGCTTGCTGACCGCGCAACGCCTGGCCCTGTCCATCACCGAACAACTGCTCGCCATGGAAACCAAGCATGCCTGA